In Tenrec ecaudatus isolate mTenEca1 unplaced genomic scaffold, mTenEca1.hap1 Scaffold_2525, whole genome shotgun sequence, the following proteins share a genomic window:
- the LOC142436389 gene encoding translationally-controlled tumor protein-like, whose amino-acid sequence MIIYRDLISRDELFSDVYKIWEITGGLCLEVEGTMVRRAQGHIYDALIGGNASAEGPEGDGPEHKVVTDVDIVMNHHLQETSFTKEAYKRYIKDYMKSLKGKLEERKPERMKPFMTGAAEQIKHILANFKKYQFFQGENTIPDGMVALLDYREGGGTPYMIFFKDSLEMEKC is encoded by the coding sequence ATGATCATCTACCGGGACCTCATCAGCCGAGATGAGCTGTTCTCTGACGTGTACAAGATCTGGGAGATCACGGgcgggctgtgtctggaagtggagggTACCATGGTCCGCAGGGCCCAAGGCCACATCTATGACGCGCTCATCGGCGGCAACGCGTCCGCCGAAGGCCCCGAGGGCGACGGGCCCGAGCACAAGGTGGTCACCGACGTGGACATCgtcatgaaccatcacttgcaggaGACCAGCTTCACCAAGGAGGCCTACAAGAGGtacatcaaggactacatgaaatccCTCAAAGGCAAGCTGGAGGAGCGGAAGCCGGAACGCATGAAGCCCTTTATGACCGGGGCTGCCGAGCAGATCAAGCACATCCTCGCCAATTTCAAGAAGTACCAGTTCTTTCAGGGCGAGAACACGATTCCCGACGGCATGGTGGCCCTGCTGGACTACCGCGAGGGCGGCGGGACCCCGTACATGATCTTCTTCAAGGACAGCTTAGagatggagaagtgctga